AAAAAGAGAGAATTAAGGGAGAGAAATTGAGAGAGCGTAAGTGCATAATTTACTTAAACTAAACTCAGTTATGCATTTAATTGTACAGTGTGTTATCAaaatgtcatcatcatcatgcaaaagctttatattttttgtaacaaaaacaattataattaacaaaatagcaacaaaaaaaaaaggtaaataaaaacgttcaacaatttgttttggtttttaagTTAGAACAAactacagtttttatttaataatctaTAAATaaggttttgaaaaaaattttataaagagaacAACAATGTTTCGACTGAATGATCAAACTAACATTGATtgcacatatacataaataaattaaataattaaatgttttttttttgtttaataaaattttgaaaagggtttgttgttaatatttaatttaaatttaaactaattttcttttttttagatattttttttttaagttttggtaACAATTCACAGTtcacaaatttaacaaaatacactagataaataataaaatatataaaataattttcttttttttttttttcttgcaaaaaaatgttgttaaattgatttaataaatttttaattaaatttaaaaattttcaaaaatggttaaaaaaaagAGAGCAACAAATAATAGGTAAAGTGTTAATTTTTAGTATTAATTGTATTTAGttgttaagtttttgttgttgttgttttattaaaaaaaaatcctgtCATGGTATTGGTATTATCAAAttggtgtttttgttttctggatttttgataaaatgtttaattgttaAAAGGAATCGATTAATAATTCTTGTGCTCTGGTTTTAAAAGTTGTTGCCTGTGTTATGAAAGTTACGCCAATAGTTATTAAATTCCTCAAATATTCGGCTACGAAAAGGTGATTTCCCAAACATCTCATCGAATGAACCCggaaattgtgtaaaatattcTGAAGAACTTGGGAAACCCGTAGAGAAATTTGAAAATGGTTCAAAATTGTTTGAATTTGATGTGGAGACATCATAGCCATGATCACCATTAATATGATTGTTTACATCATCATCGTAGTTATCGTTATCGTTTCTATAATCATCGTTATCGTTCTCTAAAATTGGCAGCACAAAAATCCCGGTAGCGTTGTaatagatagagagagagagaaacaaaaaagtaatattcTAAATAGGATAAAgtgcatacatatacacatacacacgcaCGCACACACAAGGACATGTCATGGATGtgataatacaaaaattaaaaatatatatacatacaccaGGATTTCGGGAGGTAGTAAGTAGTAAGTATATAGTAGtgggatatatatatatatagataataatAATGGTGAttagaaaacagaaaaatataaatactttccaAGACATTGTATGGAGGATAAAGAGAGCTAATAAACATGTTAAAGTACACAAACACCATTACGACAAGGACGTATGAGTATAATGAAAGGAGCACCATgtacaaaaaataaccaaaatgaaaaaagttgtgAAATGTGTTTAAGGTTGGAGgagataaatataaataaatagactGGGGGGAGGgctttttgtgtgttattataATGTGTGTTCTAGGTGAATCTTCGCCAAGTCGCCCAAGCGGACAACCCTAATACCACAGCTGTACCCAAGACGCTACCAACACCAGTTAAAAGATATGAATCTGAGTCTGATTGTGATTTTTGTGTAGTTGTTTCTTTGTCATTGTTATTAATAGTGGCTTTGGTGTTACAACATGAGCTTGCTGAAGCTGAAGCTTTTTGGGATGTCACTGTTTTGTCAAAGGACTCACCGTGTCCGCCGTTTTCTGGTAACATGGGTGCGCGCAACGTTTTCACTGTCTTAACCACCGATGACTTTTTGAAAGCCTTGCTTACGGAATTATCGGTGGTCTCTTCGGAACGTTCTTCTTCTTGATGTTCTTCGCGATGACCACCTTCGATTTCCTCTTTCTGATGATTGGAGAATTTAGCAAATTCACGTAAATGACGTGGCAAACGTCGCAAGCTGGCCTCCTTTTCACCTTCGATAATTTTAACGGGCGGTATATCTTCCGCCTCACTGAGCTGGGCTTGCGTTGTTGGTTGGGATTCTGCACCCGATTCCCAGTCACTATCGGCTGGCATAGCCAATTTATGACGTCTCTCCTTAACGCGACTTAAGAATTCCTCCTCCATATTAGCCTTGTGTTTTGAGTAAGCCTCGTCTTCGTGTATCTtcgatattttaattatattttgcaatCTACGCTTTTCACGTTCCGCCACCTTGTTCAACCATTCCTCCGCCATTTGTTGCCTAAATACCTCATCTTCAGTAAGAGTTGGTAACTTTTGTGTCGATCTGTAGAGATCACGTAAAGGTCTTGTGATGGGTGATGTTGGTGTTTGAGCCATCTGCATTGCTTGAGCTTTCTGCGCCTCCTCCATTAAACGTCTGCGTTCATTTTGTAGACGTTCAAATTCTGTGCGTAGTTCCTCTTCTTTATTAGCAATATACTTCAATTGTTGTTCGTGTATTTCGCGTGGCAAAGAAGCACGTCTCTGACGCATATCTTCCTCTCTTACATGACAACCGTCTAAGGGGAAGAAACCCGAAGTCTGAGGTGCAGGTGAGACACCCCGTCTTGTTGTAGTGCTAATATATTTGGGATTAGGATCCCGTTCAATCATTGAATAACAACTGCCAAACTTAGGTCTATTGTTTTCAGGAGCTCTATTCAACATGGGGGCATGATGTCTCCTCACATTGTAGGCATTAAAGTGATCATAAGAGTGTTGATTGTTGAATGATAAATCATTGGTGGAAGCCGACAAACGTGGTGCTCGAATACCTCCTGGACGTCGTTGATAACAGATTTCTACTTCCTTGGCAAAAGGACGTGCAATATTTTCCGATGAACCCAAATCGCTAGCATATTTTGACCAATCATCTTCAGCTCTTTGGAACTGTGTTTGATTACTGTAAGTGCGCTGTCTATGATGCGCATCGTCACCGAGATTAAACATCGATTCTGCTCGACGGAAACGAGCATCGTCGACATATGAAGGGTTGGAACTTTCTATTTGTATTGGTATTTGATACGTTTTTGGAGGTTCTGGTACCGGTGGAGCCTCATCGTAGGTATCTGATGGTTTGTTAGCTGCTGTTGTGTTACCATTACCATTCTCTATATGTATAGGTATTTGATATGTACGACCTGCTTGATAATCCACTGTATCGGTGGCTGATTCCTGAGGTCTGGAAAATCTTAAGGAACGAGATTTCATAGATCTTTCGATTTCCTGTTCCAATTCTTTAAGGTGTTCATGTCGGGACTTATTAAATTCttctatttgttgtttttgtctcaTGTGTACTCGATTTAAATCAAACATGGAGGCTGATCTCTCACGTTGTTCCCTTTCGGCTTTGCTGGTCTCCAGTTCTCTGTGCAATTGTTTGGAAAGGTCATCAAATTCTTTGAATAACTTTTCATGGTCGTGGCTGAGTGtggttatttttttgtgttcggttgttgttgtagttgacGAAATCATTTCACCATTATTATCCCCGTTCGAGGTTACTTTCGCTGtcgttgctgctgctgttggcaAGTTAAGTGTTGGTAGCGTGGAGGCAGCATCGGCAGCTGCTTTGGCACGTTGCCTAAATTCTTCGTAAGTATCTTGTATTCCCCTCTTTAGTGCGGTATTCTCTggttcttgtttttttgtaagATCTTTTTCATCCATCTTCGCACTCTTGTTCTCGTCATTAGCAATATTTTGAGAAGTTTCTGCTATAGTGGTTCTTATTGTTGTTTCGCTTTGTGTTGccgtttgttgttttctttcaaTATCTGACGAAtgcttgtttaaatttaaagctgACATAATTTCTTGGTCATTTTTGTGTGGTGCTGCTGGTGAATTATGTTTAATGTCTTGTTCTTTACCTGTAGACAAGAAACTATTACTGTCCTGAGACATGGCTGTTTTCAAAGGAAAACTGCTGATTGCATCGGAGGGTTTATCACCAGAGGTTTTAGTTTCATGTTTTGAGGTGGAGAAATCTTGCACTACTTTACCATTTTCAATGCGTTTTTGTGTCTCATAGCTGTGAGTTTCCACGCTGGAATATCTTTTGGGTTGTGTATTCATGATTTGGCTGCAGAAGGGTTCAGTATTCGAAGATTCAATGTTTGAGAAGCGTTTGTGTTCGTGATCAAAGATGTTTGATGAACCCATTGTGGGGAACATCTGGCCCAATGTTGTTTCAACACTTTGCATGTTTCCAGATCCTTTGTGTTCGGAAAGTTGTGGGAATTGATGCGAATTTGTCGATGTGCCGTTGTTTAATGTTGATGTTGCTGATGGTACCTGTTCTTTGACTGGAGCACTGCCACTGTTTGTTGTTTGCCTTGAGTTATTTTCatacgatgatgatgatgatacgGAGTGTATTTGTTTATTAGCATTTGATTCGCCAGTATCTTGTATAATCGATAGCAAGCGATGTTTATTCTCTTCTCCATTGTTTTCTCCATTCGATGCTGTTGGCATTTGCTCATTATTATGGGTCAAGTTGACGTCATCGTTGGGTGTCTGTGTATGGGTTACTGTGGTTGTAGAGACCGTTCGTTTAGAGAGATTTTGTGCTTTAGATGCTGTTTCACTTGACTTGACCGGCACGGGTGGTGGTGGTATCTGTGGGGGAGGTGGCGTTATACTTTTACGTAATTTCTTCATCATTGCTGCAGTTTGTAACAGCTGTTGCTCGGCCAATTTTTCTCTTTCCAAGGTCTGCAACTGTTCCTTGGTGTATTCATGATAACCTCGACGTTCTACAAACTTTTGATGGGCATCGAGCAAATCATCTGGTTTTTGTTCTGGTTTCTGTTGTATATAGGAACGTTGGGAGGGTGAGAGACACACTAATACCTGGGGATCATTGCTTGTAGGTACTCCAAGCCAAGATTgatcttgttgttgttgaggGGGTTCCGGTCTTTTGGGAGCAGTTTCTCCCACCTTTAGGGATAATTGCAAATCATCAATGTGTGGCAGTTCGGGTAGAGGATAAGGCATATTGTTTTCGGTTTCAACCGCTTTAACGGCACGAGCTTCTCCAATATTTTGCGCAACAGTAGCTAGTTCTTCTAGAACTGCATCACCATATGGAAAGGAGGCTAATGTTTCGGCACACAGTAATCTTAATTTTTTAGGATCGACCGAAGAACTAGAACTATCATCTGATTGCTCGCACTGTTGGTTCGTATCGGTTTTGAGATCTGAAATTGAGGATGTTTGAACTGAATCACTGCTTTGTTCAGGAGCCACGTTAATAGCAGTACACTGACTAAAGTTGGTACTGTCTGAACAATGTGAATCCATGGATTCTTGCCGTATTACAGAGGAAGTGAGTAGACTTAAAGCGCTATTCAAGCCTTTGGGAAGGTCATGCTGTGATTGTGTGTGGGAATTGTGGTAGTCGACATGTTTTTGAAGCAAAGGCAAAGAAGCAGAGTTTGAGAAGGAGGTAGAAGGATTGAAAGCAGAATTAGAGGTATTATCACATTCATCACGAGTTTGTTCTGGTTCGTGTTCTTGAGAAAGAGGAGGTATGGGAGGTGGTGGCGGAGAACCTCTAGGCGGAGGTGGAGGAATAGGAGTAAATGTGTTACTATTATTATAGCTTAATTTCACATAACCGTTTGTAGCACTATTTTCATTGTTATTACCGTTTAATTTTACCGTATTGTTGTCATTAacgttattattgttattattaattattaaatcgCGAACCGTATTCATATTTACGTCTTGTGAAAAAACCCGAGATGTTTTCGCGTTATTACCCGCACataaactactactactattagTATTAAACGATTCTTCACAACTATTTTCTGGCGTTCTACTGGCGAccgttgttgatgttgttgtgacAGGCAATTTTTGAGTGTTTGAGAgatttgtatgaatttttttcgtTGAAGACGACGAAgatgatgttgatgttgttgctattgttgtgtTTGTGTTTTGTGAAGCCACTTCATTAATGGAAGAGAGCACCGATGAAATTTGCTCTTCTATTTGGGCAAAAACAAGTTGCTCATTTGcaggtgatgatgatgatgataataatattgaatctaatttggaatttatatttgaatttgtttttgtttcagcTAATGATCTTGTTTTAGTGGTGGTGTTGGTGGCGATGGAAGTATTGGTGGCTGTTGCAGACGCAGTGTAAGGTGTTTGAggagtatttttgtttataagtttactgttatttattgtttgattattattgttttgatttGCGCAAAATTCCGGCAACTGTTGTTTTGGTATTTTGGCAGTGAATGCTGATGGTGCTGCTGATGATGTCAGTGACTCAAAGCAGATGTTTTCTGTCACTGGTTTATTTATAATATCTCGTAAATCTGTATCCAAATCAAAATCAGGCGTAGATGTATGcacattttcaaacaaatccATATCATGTAAATCGGACATACTGCTGGAGGCggaatttgaaatgaaaacaacCTCAGCCGCTTCGGCCTCCGGTGACATACAACTACTCACTGTTGTACAGCTTTCATCAGCATCGGGAGCATCTTGTAGACGAGCTGCCACAGCAACAGCTATAGGTTCTTCTCTGATAACCTTGGATTTTCTTTGATTAGtagactgttgttgttgtttgtgggATTTGGAAAAGTCCAAAGAACTTTTGGGATATTTAGCGTTTAGTTTCTGAACTTTACCTTCTGAGGGACAGTTAGTAGCACTTTCATTTGAAGCTGATCTGGATAGGGGATTTTCAGAATTATCGCTTAACTCACTATTCTCTTCGGAAATGCTGTCCAAGAAACGAGGATTTAGCATTTGCGGCAAAAAGTGATTCTCCAAGGCTATGCGTTTCTGTTTTCTAGATTGTTTTTGCGAGCTACTGGCTGAAGATGAGGACGAAGAGGAAGTTACTTCTGTTATAGAATCGGCCACTTTTTGAATATCATCACTATATTCCACGGAAGATTCTGCCTCACTAATGACTGGTGACCTTAATTCTTCCAAATCACTTAAACTTTCATCACTGATCTCCACAATTCTAACATCCGATGTGTTGGTTTTCGCTACACTGGATAAGGGTTCTTTCATGGTGGGTGAGGTTATTTGAGGTTCATTATCTTTATCCTCCAGATGTACTTGATGTACAATAACTTTAgcttgttgttgatgttgatgttgttgtttttgctgctgttgtgtgTTGTGATCTTCCTCATCCGATGTGCTTACTTTATGTACTATAACCTTAACCTCATGTTGCTGGGATGCTGATTCATTTGAAGATgagtttgtgttgttgttggtgaCCTCTTCAGTTTTGTCTACTTTGTGTACTATAACTTTGACTTCATGCTGTTGAGAATGTTGTGCATTTGCGGCTGTATTGTTACTATCTGTTTTATCAGTCGTTTCAGAGTCTTCCTCTGCTGTGATCACTTTGTGCACAATTACTTTaacttgttgttgttcttgttgcgTTTGTTGAGAGATATTatctgtttgttttgttgttggtttactACTATCTGCTGTGTTATTATCTTGGTCAAGTTCTTTTGAACTGATTTCATTTTCCTTGACTACATCTGGTTCGGTTAAGATTTTAtgtataataactttaaaaggcTCATTTTCTGACTTTTCTGTGGCCGGTGTAGCGCTCTGCTCTTCTTTAGAAGATTCATTAGATTTTATAGCGTTCGTAGTTGTCAGCTCTTTATTTGTGTTAACACTATTAGAATCTTCACAAACTATTCTATGTACAATAACCTTACCTAGGGCACACGTACTAGGTGAGATTGGTGAAACATCTGTTGTTGCAGTTTGAATGTTGCTTTCCTCACTGGAAATATCCCTTTGAGGGTCGATCATTTTCGATTTTTCATTGCCCATAATGTCATTTGTTTTAACACCgtgattatttttacttttattatcgCACTGTGATGGTTCATTCAAAACTGTGTCATTCGTTTCTGTCGTCTTTACGTTTGCCTCGGACTCTTGCTCTGTTGCAGTGGTGACGTCGGGTGTCGTTTGTTTTAATGATTGCACATTTTCACATACATCAAACTGATTAGATTTTTTAGTGGTGGATGTGTCAACAATTTCTGCGACATTATTCTCCGAGGAAACTGCACTGATGTTGGTCACTTCGCTGACAGTGAGAGGAGATGcagatgatgttgttgttggtgttgttgttgagtTTTCGGGGCTGTGGGTAGTGTTGATAGTTGtgggtgttgttgttgttgcagttgttggcTCTTTAGActcttttttacaattttcttctttttgtttttgttgctgctgttgttgttgctgctgctgtttattacgttgtttatttttgttacgaTTACGATTTTTATTGCGGTAGTTGGGCatctctattttttaaaaaacacttcGACGAGTTGTTACTCCTCGGTTTCTCTtttcttgtttgtttaattgcttttgttttgctaatgatttgtttatgttattgttgttgtttttttgcacGTTTACCTGTAATTTAGTGAATAGTTGCTCTAATCGAAGGTGGTTTTGGGCGGTTTAGTTTGTACGatagtttttcaaatttctgcaaaaactttattaactttatttttttttaatttaatttaaaaaatctatttgattgcataagttttatagaatttagtattaaaaaaacacacaattacGCAAAAAGGatgaagaaaaatgttttagtgATGAtattggtggtggtggtgttggTGATAGTAGTAGTTGTGGTGTTGGTGATGATGATGCCATGTACTAAAATGTTTGCTCAATTATCAACAATAACAGTTTGCTTTTCAATATCTATATACtctatatgtatttcttttattatatttttctaattttcttaaTGTCTTTTTTGtactaatttttctttttcaatagaaaatttttatagtgGGCAACAGACAGCTCTTTAGTTTTTCGTTCGTTCGTACCATTCGACTTTAAGCGACTGAAAACACTCACGTACTAATGCTCACAGAACCAGAGGCGAACACCggcatataaaaaaatatattttaggtacatatacaacaaaaaaaaaataaataatatcaagAAAATCTGAACAGaaacattttattagaaaaaattaaacgcGCGACCACGAATGTGACACGGATTTAAACaaacagctacaacaacaacaaaaactacaatgaataaaataaaatcatcatcatcatcaactcaataaaacaacaaaatctctttagaaaattttgaaaaatctttcTTTATCATTatcattgttgctgttgttgttcatattgttgttgctggctTCTCATTAATGTTTTCGCCTGGCTATACTTCTGATCTGTTCAGTTTAGTTAAGTCTTTCaattattttgttgctgttgttgatcttttttgttattcataaaaaagcacggggtaacaacaacaacacaacaaactaattttcataaagaaaatatttcataatttaaaatgaaaacacaacaacaaaataataataaataattttcttaaaaataggaagctttaaaaatacaacaacaaaaaaacgttTGCTctactaaaaacaaacaaaaagatttCCCACATTTCGATTTGCCACCATTCaatcgtaaatattttttaaaaagttttaaaatttttcaaaaaaacatattgGAATTTGCCAAATGATATTTTGTAGTGTTGATCATATAGTAGCAACTAAAATGGCGTGCGCGTGTcagtgtttgtttaaaagagaaagagagagagggaaaacaaaataaattgacgATTTTGATCTTTTATGAATGCATCCTCAGATTTTGTGTCTGAATGTATATATGTTGTCTTTCCAAAATTAGTGCATTAATACCTTTTATATATTCCCATAGAATTGAGCTCATTgcctaaaattatttaaaatttattaaatcatacaacaaacaagaaattaattttaaaattaacccaATAAACAATTATCTCTTACGGCAAAAAATGACAACAATTTCCTGTGGaatgtttaatgatttttaagtttttcttaatgagaatttctaaatgaaataaaatggcTGTTTTCAAACACTTAAACAACATTGACTGAatgtcaaataaaaatgtttgtctaaaaaatcaATCAATCTTTTAgctttagaaaactaaaaaaaacataattcaaaatttacgTCATTTTATGATTTTGTCAAATTTTTCCATTGAAATCGTTTTTTCTTTAGAGATTTATGattgtcaaatattttcaaacattttgctTAAAGAAGTGAAATCATATAAAGAAATATCTAAGAGAACAAATGCGTATTTGCAAGATCTAGATTAGATTTTAAATCGAAATATATCCATACttggttttgcaactttttgtcgagatacgagtatgtGAAACAGaattatgaacataaaagttctatt
The window above is part of the Lucilia cuprina isolate Lc7/37 chromosome 6, ASM2204524v1, whole genome shotgun sequence genome. Proteins encoded here:
- the LOC111691266 gene encoding serine-rich adhesin for platelets isoform X7, with the translated sequence MPNYRNKNRNRNKNKQRNKQQQQQQQQQQKQKEENCKKESKEPTTATTTTPTTINTTHSPENSTTTPTTTSSASPLTVSEVTNISAVSSENNVAEIVDTSTTKKSNQFDVCENVQSLKQTTPDVTTATEQESEANVKTTETNDTVLNEPSQCDNKSKNNHGVKTNDIMGNEKSKMIDPQRDISSEESNIQTATTDVSPISPSTCALGKVIVHRIVCEDSNSVNTNKELTTTNAIKSNESSKEEQSATPATEKSENEPFKVIIHKILTEPDVVKENEISSKELDQDNNTADSSKPTTKQTDNISQQTQQEQQQVKVIVHKVITAEEDSETTDKTDSNNTAANAQHSQQHEVKVIVHKVDKTEEVTNNNTNSSSNESASQQHEVKVIVHKVSTSDEEDHNTQQQQKQQHQHQQQAKVIVHQVHLEDKDNEPQITSPTMKEPLSSVAKTNTSDVRIVEISDESLSDLEELRSPVISEAESSVEYSDDIQKVADSITEVTSSSSSSSASSSQKQSRKQKRIALENHFLPQMLNPRFLDSISEENSELSDNSENPLSRSASNESATNCPSEGKVQKLNAKYPKSSLDFSKSHKQQQQSTNQRKSKVIREEPIAVAVAARLQDAPDADESCTTVSSCMSPEAEAAEVVFISNSASSSMSDLHDMDLFENVHTSTPDFDLDTDLRDIINKPVTENICFESLTSSAAPSAFTAKIPKQQLPEFCANQNNNNQTINNSKLINKNTPQTPYTASATATNTSIATNTTTKTRSLAETKTNSNINSKLDSILLSSSSSPANEQLVFAQIEEQISSVLSSINEVASQNTNTTIATTSTSSSSSSTKKIHTNLSNTQKLPVTTTSTTVASRTPENSCEESFNTNSSSSLCAGNNAKTSRVFSQDVNMNTVRDLIINNNNNNVNDNNTVKLNGNNNENSATNGYVKLSYNNSNTFTPIPPPPPRGSPPPPPIPPLSQEHEPEQTRDECDNTSNSAFNPSTSFSNSASLPLLQKHVDYHNSHTQSQHDLPKGLNSALSLLTSSVIRQESMDSHCSDSTNFSQCTAINVAPEQSSDSVQTSSISDLKTDTNQQCEQSDDSSSSSVDPKKLRLLCAETLASFPYGDAVLEELATVAQNIGEARAVKAVETENNMPYPLPELPHIDDLQLSLKVGETAPKRPEPPQQQQDQSWLGVPTSNDPQVLVCLSPSQRSYIQQKPEQKPDDLLDAHQKFVERRGYHEYTKEQLQTLEREKLAEQQLLQTAAMMKKLRKSITPPPPQIPPPPVPVKSSETASKAQNLSKRTVSTTTVTHTQTPNDDVNLTHNNEQMPTASNGENNGEENKHRLLSIIQDTGESNANKQIHSVSSSSSYENNSRQTTNSGSAPVKEQVPSATSTLNNGTSTNSHQFPQLSEHKGSGNMQSVETTLGQMFPTMGSSNIFDHEHKRFSNIESSNTEPFCSQIMNTQPKRYSSVETHSYETQKRIENGKVVQDFSTSKHETKTSGDKPSDAISSFPLKTAMSQDSNSFLSTGKEQDIKHNSPAAPHKNDQEIMSALNLNKHSSDIERKQQTATQSETTIRTTIAETSQNIANDENKSAKMDEKDLTKKQEPENTALKRGIQDTYEEFRQRAKAAADAASTLPTLNLPTAAATTAKVTSNGDNNGEMISSTTTTTEHKKITTLSHDHEKLFKEFDDLSKQLHRELETSKAEREQRERSASMFDLNRVHMRQKQQIEEFNKSRHEHLKELEQEIERSMKSRSLRFSRPQESATDTVDYQAGRTYQIPIHIENGNGNTTAANKPSDTYDEAPPVPEPPKTYQIPIQIESSNPSYVDDARFRRAESMFNLGDDAHHRQRTYSNQTQFQRAEDDWSKYASDLGSSENIARPFAKEVEICYQRRPGGIRAPRLSASTNDLSFNNQHSYDHFNAYNVRRHHAPMLNRAPENNRPKFGSCYSMIERDPNPKYISTTTRRGVSPAPQTSGFFPLDGCHVREEDMRQRRASLPREIHEQQLKYIANKEEELRTEFERLQNERRRLMEEAQKAQAMQMAQTPTSPITRPLRDLYRSTQKLPTLTEDEVFRQQMAEEWLNKVAEREKRRLQNIIKISKIHEDEAYSKHKANMEEEFLSRVKERRHKLAMPADSDWESGAESQPTTQAQLSEAEDIPPVKIIEGEKEASLRRLPRHLREFAKFSNHQKEEIEGGHREEHQEEERSEETTDNSVSKAFKKSSVVKTVKTLRAPMLPENGGHDNKLHYHKSRAYQIPQRPRDPYSTDRLQRRTNNKQTRFAAATNRRSWSESDLLQEIDKDLKLAKGFLFQDEKAPSTNMFAPKFKAKAPTGTGIWSPKNQTPTSSCSNLSEFNKSTPPTPPPPPLQPVWTPQTSPQSNRKEFRPVHFESPTLPRKYVLSTSAEPALPPWDSTNDQNVSKLPQSCTNLSATNTDTTNTSLPLGSTNSITTGLPKSSISEKIKTFERSASASDLYSRPQIKRLTDKGRPLCKPNEVSRTQYSKPNGYQSEPEPNYDSDYSTIKYRAVNPNRLQSVSSALNVRKSNDTLYGTLPNPVKSGQNSYKNQPGRIEDYVTGHSSVSEKEKKEWWDEIMDIFNVQLDQTKLSSHYTEGNLSRALAKESGYTSDSNLVFRKKELPQSSPLSPVEQKQAYKNVQAGGEPPLFGFRKPAPEKSKDYDFPTPQLPPPPKGELLEQGAVSPNRYYESDVNIHFKTPVRQEFKYPLSEEELAIRQAEQMQKLYQEERRRKYLQELQDMNSRRHTDNFTPSQKSPIPLNRYDDFPADLAPKAANQIKSIARALYNFQAQNSKELSFKKGDIIYIKRAIDKNWYEGEHNAMIGLFPANYVEIINKETVYPVQSQAPVYRKPSEGQARAKYNFQAQSGVELSLNKGELVSLTRRVDDNWFEGRIANRKGIFPVSYVEVLTDIGAEDIAARTTTVPQTARPSLDALRTNINNEFNTLTRNGNQPPNAILRETRNAHKTDILHVDTSSEPLVYRALYKYRPQNSDELELQEGDIVHVLEKCDDGWYVGTSQRTGCFGTFPGNYVERV